The Intestinibaculum porci DNA window AATAGAAAATAATAAGAGCAGCGAGAAGCTGCTCCTATTATCCGCATATATTTAACTGTACGCGTTAACCTTAGCAAACTTCTTTCTAAAAATCAAGAATAAATTCTATCCTATATGTAGGATGGCACGAATCGATTTAAAAAGAAAGGGCTTGTAGGTTTCAATGTCGGTTGGAAATTTCTGTACCATGCAGCGATAGCAGGTACTGCCGACTAAATCCAAAATTGTGAAGAAGGTGATCTCAATATTCTCAATTGGCAAGTGTTCACTTTCCACGCCTTCCTTGAAAAGGGCATAGAGTCCTGTGGGTTCATCAGAAAAGAATTTTGATAATTCTGATGAATAAAATCCCAATGATAAGTCTTTATCAATAAATGTCAGAATTTCTGGATGCGCATTTAAATCTTCAATCATATGATTGATGACAAAAATGAGGCGATCCTCAAAACGAGGCAGAACTTTCTTTTCAAGATCAGTGATGGCATTAGAAAAGAGCTCAAGGGATTTTTCATTGACTAACTGGTCACGGATATCTTCTTTGTTTTTAAAATAAAGATAGAAGGTCCCCTTGGCGACACCGGCTTTATTGACAATATCGCTGATCGATGTCTTCGCAAAACCTTTGGTGCCAAATAACTGAAACGCATTATCAAGCAAACGGTGTTTCTTATCGGCTTTGTTCATTTCGATTTTGCTTTTAATTTCTTTGAGTGTTTCCATGTCCCACACTTCCTTCATATTTACTATAGAACAAAATTGACCGGTAGTCAATTTTCTTTTAGATATAATTGACCATTGGTCATTTTGGTGCTAGTATAGATGTGTAAAAGATGGCGGTTAGTCATTTTTATGGAGGCGAAATTGAATATATGAAAACCTTTTGTAAAGCAGTGACAAGAGGTCGATATGTAATTATTGCGATATGCTTATTGCTGATGATTCCAGCAGCCATCGGTTATAAGAATACCAAAATTAATTACGATATCGTTTCTTACCTTCCTAGTGATGTAGAGACTATGAAGGGTCAGGATATCTTGTCCAAAGAGTTTAAACAAGGTGCTTTTGCGGTTGTCATTACGGACAATATGAGCACCAAGCAGATTCTTAATCTCGAAGATCGGATTAAGGATGTCAAAACAGTCAACAAGGTTGGGAGTGTTTATGATATCTTAGGGTATTCATTCCCGGTACAGATGCTGCCAAGTGATATTGCCAGCAAAGTGCAAAAGGGGGATAAGAACCTGATTCTTGTCACCTTCACGAATTCGACTTCTGATGATGCGACATTAAAAGCAGTCGAAAAGATTCGTGGTTTAAAGAAATCCATTCAGGTTGCGGGGATGTCAGCCACAACATTGGATACGGCCCAGATCGCTAATAGCGAAGTTATTATGTATGTCATTATTGCCGTAGCCTTATGTTT harbors:
- a CDS encoding TetR/AcrR family transcriptional regulator, which codes for METLKEIKSKIEMNKADKKHRLLDNAFQLFGTKGFAKTSISDIVNKAGVAKGTFYLYFKNKEDIRDQLVNEKSLELFSNAITDLEKKVLPRFEDRLIFVINHMIEDLNAHPEILTFIDKDLSLGFYSSELSKFFSDEPTGLYALFKEGVESEHLPIENIEITFFTILDLVGSTCYRCMVQKFPTDIETYKPFLFKSIRAILHIG